Proteins encoded within one genomic window of Vidua macroura isolate BioBank_ID:100142 chromosome 2, ASM2450914v1, whole genome shotgun sequence:
- the ITFG2 gene encoding KICSTOR complex protein ITFG2 has product MRSVSYVQCVALDFAGSLFPHAICLGDADNDTLNELVVGDTNGKLYVYKNDDSKPWAVRSCQGMLTCVRVGDVCNKGKNFVVAVSAEGWFHLFDLTSLNSKHPDASGHHELAGAEEQKPVFKQHIPANTKVMLINDIDGDGKCELVVGYTDRVVRAFRWEDSSENPDHVSGQLILLKKWLLEGQVDSLSVNPGPDGSPELMVSQPGCGYAILLCTWDTEQRDTAAGRDGSAPSSEAPVRDVILHQTSGRIHNKNVSTHLIGSIARGSSENNGSGLFALCTLDGTLKLMEGADKLLWSVQVDHQLFALEKLDVTGNGHEEVIACAWDGQTYIIDHNRTVARFQADENVSAFCAGLYACKEGSNSPCLVYVSFSQKIYIYWDVQLERMESTNLLKILDGDPEFESLLEQLDVDKNDVSAVRNLIHKTLYFPEKYHLSSPSQDPSGTDSSAHCSGIQDPL; this is encoded by the exons ATGCGCTCCGTCAGCTACGTGCAGTGCGTGGCGCTGGACTTCGCCGGCAGCCTCTTCCCGCACGCCATCTGCCTGGGGGACGCCGACAACGACACG CTGAATGAACTCGTGGTGGGAGACACCAATGGAAAGCTCTATGTTTACAAGAATGATGATAGCAAGCCCTGGGCTGTGCGATCTTGCCAAGGAATG ctcACATGTGTCCGTGTGGGAGATGTGTGCAATAAAGGAAAG AATTTTGTGGTGGCTGTGAGTGCAGAAGGCTGGTTTCATCTTTTTGACCTGACTTCTCTGAATTCAAAACACCCAGATGCTTCAGGCCACCATGAGTTGGCAGGGGCAGAAGAGCAGAAGCCAGTGTTCAAGCAGCACATTCCTGCCAACACCAAGGTCATGCTCATCAATGACATTG ATGGAGATGGAAAGTGTGAGTTGGTTGTGGGTTACACTGACAGGGTGGTCCGTGCCTTCCGCTGGGAGGACTCATCAGAGAATCCAGACCATGTCTCTGGGCAGTTGATCCTGTTGAAGAAATGGCTTCTAGAAGGTCAG GTGGACAGCCTATCTGTGAACCCAGGCCCTGATGGGTCACCAGAGCTGATGGTGtcacagccaggctgtggcTATGCCATCCTGCTGTGCACCTGGGACACGGAGCAGCGGGACACAGCCGCGGGAAGGGACGGATCTGCGCCGAGCAG tGAGGCCCCTGTTCGAGATGTGATTCTACACCAAACATCTGGGCGGATTCACAACAAGAATGTCTCCACTCATCTGATTGGTAGCATTGCCCGAG GCTCCAGTGAGAATAATGGCTCAGGTCTCTTTGCCCTCTGTACTCTGGATG gAACACTGAAACTGATGGAGGGAGCAGACAAGCTGCTCTGGTCTGTTCAGGTTGATCACCAGCTCTTTGCTCTGGAAAAGCTGGATGTTACA GGCAATGGGCACGAGGAGGTGATTGCCTGTGCGTGGGATGGCCAGACATACATCATCGACCACAATCGGACTGTGGCCAGATTCCAAGCAGATGAGAATGTCAGTGCCTTCTGTGCAG gCCTCTATGCATGTAAAGAAGGGAGCAACAGTCCCTGCCTTGTTTATGTCAGCTTCAGCCAGAAGATCTACATCTACTGGGATGTGCAGCTGGAGAGAATGGAGTCCACCAACCTGTTGAAAATCCTGGATGGTGACCCAGAGTTTGAAAgtctcctggagcagctggatgtAG ACAAAAACGATGTTTCTGCTGTCAGAAACTTGATTCACAAAACACTCTATTTTCCTGAGAAATACCATCTCAGCAGCCCCTCGCAGGATCCTTCTGGAACAGATTCTTCTGCCCACTGCAGTGGCATCCAGGATCCCCTGTAA